From the genome of Colletotrichum destructivum chromosome 10, complete sequence, one region includes:
- a CDS encoding Putative NTF2-like domain superfamily protein — translation MSSQEEPRPPFPPFTEATAKAKVKAAQDAWNTKNPAKVKLAYTTDSIWRNRDTFLKGRDDIEQWLTTKWERENGYRLRKELFAFTDNKIAVQFWYEWHDESGQWWRTYGLEDWTFAENGLMGKRQMSGNDVKIEETQRWFRDGVDVNEVAISEEHW, via the exons ATGAGCAGCCAAGAAGAACCCAGGCCACCGTTCCCGCCCTTCACCGAAGCAACGGCGAAAGCCAAGGTGAAGGCGGCGCAAGATGCGTGGAACACCAA GAACCCCGCCAAGGTGAAGCTGGCGTACACTACCGATTCTATCTGGCGAAACAGGGACACATTCCTCAAAGGCCGAGATGATATCGAGCAGTGGCTGACCACGaagtgggagagggagaatGGTTACCGCCTCCGCAAGGAACTCTTCGCCTTCACTGACAACAAG ATTGCCGTCCAGTTCTGGTACGAGTGGCATGACGAGTCGGGGCAGTGGTGGCGGACTTATGGCCTCGAGGACTGGACTTTCGCCGAGAACGGCCTGATGGGCAAGAGGCAAATGAGCGGAAACGATGTCAAGATCGAAGAGACGCAGAGGTGGTtccgcgacggcgtggaCGTGAATGAGGTTGCCATCAGCGAGGAGCATTGGTAG
- a CDS encoding Putative RGS domain superfamily, RGS, subdomain 2 protein, which yields MGLLPLTYRRPVYVNNSAGESSSDVSDSGDEKQSTTASSLRSGQSGTPQGIPESLTFDKIIDGGTCPPCTVRDFMNYLIYIEHAAENLQFFLWHRDYEKRFGETKTSDISLAQEWTQNMENDVLQRMFKEKSQGMRKKPGQEIFKGTDFEKKGPVAAIIEESNPFSTPPRTPHDQESVYTGSNGVSNADSYRSQASEAFASAGAKQPFTIQPFREELDRVIATYIMEGAPRQLNLSAKERDATLHALAYTTHPSACRLAIKVIENSLRQQAHPNFIRWSICNGNPARVFFARALGVGLIVIAFVAAILITLSHAGRGWRALAAIGWVLGISTLVAAYKGMCVVLHGMHHRHVRPWELFVDEESDDEQGKTSFESFGTTNSFESEPWVIKYEKRNIVRKVFDREVWIEEPALRTIQDTIFLQAMLCAVLLAGVFTAIFVAIPKHGYF from the exons ATGGGTCTCCTGCCACTCACCTACCGCCGCCCGGTGTACGTTAACAACTCGGCAGGCGAAAGCTCCTCCGACGTTTCCGACAGCGGCGATGAGAAGCAGAGCACTACCGCCTCGTCTTTGCGCTCCGGCCAGTCCGGCACGCCCCAGGGTATTCCTGAGTCTTTGACATTCGACAAGatcatcgacggcggcacTTGTCCT CCATGCACTGTTCGTGACTTCATGAACTACCTAATCTACATTGAGCATGCTGCGGAAAATTTGCAATTTTTCCTCTGGCACCGTGACTATGAGAAGCGTTTTGGCGAGACCAAAACTTCAGACATTTCACTCGCTCAAGAATGGACCCAGAACATGGAAAACGATGTTCTGCAACGCATGTTCAAGGAGAAGTCGCAGGGAATGCGCAAGAAGCCTGGGCAGGAGATCTTTAAAGGAACGGATTTTGAGAAGAAGGGCCCTGtggcggccatcatcgaggaATCCAACCCCTTTTCGACCCCGCCCCGAACACCCCACGACCAGGAGTCCGTCTACACCGGGTCCAACGGGGTTTCGAACGCCGACTCGTACCGCTCTCAGGCCAGCGAGGCCTTTGCTTCCGCCGGCGCCAAACAGCCTT TTACGATTCAACCGTTTCGCGAGGAGTTAGATCGTGTTATCGCCACGTACATCATGGAGGGAGCGCCGCGACAGCTTAACCTTTCTGCCAAGGAGCGCGATGCCACTCTCCACGCTCTCGCCTACACCACCCACCCTAGTGCTTGCCGTCTGGCAATCAAGGTCATTGAGAACTCGCTCCGTCAGCAAGCACACCCCAACTTCATCCGATGGTCGATTTGCAACGGCAATCCCGCTCGCGTTTTCTTCGCTCGCGCTCTCGGCGTTGGCCTCATTGTCATTGCTTTCGTTGCCGCTATTCTCATCACTCTCAGCCACGCAGGCCGCGGCTGGCGAGCACTAGCCGCCATTGGTTGGGTTTTGGGCATATCGACATTGGTCGCAGCCTACAAGGGCATGTGTGTCGTTCTTCACGGTATGCACCATCGCCACGTCCGCCCTTGGGAGCtgttcgtcgacgaggagagcgacGATGAACAGGGCAAAACTTCGTTCGAGTCTTTCGGAACGACCAACAGCTTCGAGTCGGAGCCCTGGGTTATTAAGTACGAAAAGCGGAACATTGTTCGCAAGGTCTTTGACCGCGAAGTGTGGATCGAGGAGCCTGCTCTGCGCACCATTCAGGACACCATCTTCTTGCAGGCCATGCTGTGCGCCGTTCTTCTTGCAGGTGTCTTTACGGCCATCTTTGTAGCGATTCCCAAGCACGGCTACTTCTGA